In Oreochromis niloticus isolate F11D_XX linkage group LG18, O_niloticus_UMD_NMBU, whole genome shotgun sequence, one genomic interval encodes:
- the LOC102080467 gene encoding uncharacterized protein LOC102080467 isoform X3 → MGCRESRGVNGSLYFGLFLFSASLCHCATLTRLKALDELGGNSTVSQSRGKEGRQDHGALLFVQKLLRGPKSKSTKTTNNTRDIETDYQADVAWGEAKQPDGQYGGLDLEAMERLLKMEPKVECTLDSMTLQVHDAASTPGSLLFVDRGSHLSPLPLSKLPSSCGYTISSTQRDLVLVAPYDGCFVTLQEDNYVLPLLWWGIPVRMSCPFMSSLSLNPPMVTCNTAGMLVKMEWTLPVSNIK, encoded by the exons ATGGGGTGTAGAGAGAGCAGGGGCGTTAATGGTTCACTCTATTTTGggctctttttgttttctgcttcACTTTGTCACTGTGCAACACTGACGAGGCTTAAGGCCCTGGATGAACTAGGTGGAAACTCAACGGTCAGTCAAAGTCGGGGTAAAGAAGGTCGTCAGGATCATGGAGCACTTTTATTTGTTCAAAAGCTGCTGCGAGGTCCTAAATCCAAAAGTACCAAGACCACAAACAACACCAGGGACATTGAAACAGATTACCAGGCAGATGTGG CCTGGGGGGAAGCTAAACAACCAGATGGACAATATGGTGGTCTCGACCTGGAAGCAATGGAACGACTCCTTAAGATGGAACCAAAGGTTGAATGTACGCTGGACTCCATGACGCTTCAGGTTCATGATGCTGCTTCTACCCCTGGatctctgctttttgtggaCAGGG GAAGCCACTTGTCCCCTTTGCCCCTGTCCAAGTTACCTTCGAGCTGCGGTTACACCATCAGCTCAACACAACGAGATCTGGTCTTAGTCGCTCCCTATGATGGTTGCTTCGTCACTCTCCAG GAGGATAATTATGTTCTCCCACTGCTTTGGTGGGGCATACCAGTGAGAATGTCGTGCCCTTTCATGAGCTCGCTGTCACTGAATCCGCCGATGGTCACCTGCAATACTGCGGGCATGCTTGTAAAAATGGAGTGGACCCTGCCCGTCTCCAATATTAAA TGA
- the LOC100707144 gene encoding profilin-2 isoform X2 has protein sequence MSWQSYVENLMADGSCQDSAIVGYMDAKYVWAAHAGGTFNNITSQEIDVLIGKDRETFYTSGLTLGSKKCSVLRDSLQDEGDWTMDIRTKSQGGEPTYNISVGRAGKVLVLVMGKEGVHGGGLNKKAYSMAKYLRDSGF, from the exons ATGTCTTGGCAAAGCTACGTGGAAAACCTGATGGCCGATGGCAGCTGTCAGGATAGCGCCATTGTTGGTTATATGGACGCCAAATATGTTTGGGCAGCACATGCCGGTGGTACATTCAACAATATCACG TCTCAGGAAATAGACGTCCTTATCGGTAAAGACAGGGAGACCTTTTATACCAGCGGTCTCACTCTGGGCTCAAAGAAGTGTTCAGTCCTCAGAGACAGCCTCCAGGATGAGGGCGACTGGACAATGGACATCAGGACAAAGAGCCAAGGAGGAGAACCTACATACAATATCTCTGTGGGAAGAGCCGGCAAAG TTTTGGTTCTTGTAATGGGCAAAGAAGGGGTCCATGGAGGCGGATTGAATAAGAAGGCTTACTCAATGGCAAAATACTTGAGGGATTCAGGGTTttaa
- the LOC100707144 gene encoding profilin-2 isoform X1, whose translation MSWQSYVENLMADGSCQDSAIVGYMDAKYVWAAHAGGTFNNITSQEIDVLIGKDRETFYTSGLTLGSKKCSVLRDSLQDEGDWTMDIRTKSQGGEPTYNISVGRAGKVLVIVMGKEAVHGGNLNKKAHAMAEYLRKSGY comes from the exons ATGTCTTGGCAAAGCTACGTGGAAAACCTGATGGCCGATGGCAGCTGTCAGGATAGCGCCATTGTTGGTTATATGGACGCCAAATATGTTTGGGCAGCACATGCCGGTGGTACATTCAACAATATCACG TCTCAGGAAATAGACGTCCTTATCGGTAAAGACAGGGAGACCTTTTATACCAGCGGTCTCACTCTGGGCTCAAAGAAGTGTTCAGTCCTCAGAGACAGCCTCCAGGATGAGGGCGACTGGACAATGGACATCAGGACAAAGAGCCAAGGAGGAGAACCTACATACAATATCTCTGTGGGAAGAGCCGGCAAAG TATTGGTTATAGTCATGGGAAAGGAGGCGGTCCATGGTGGAAATCTTAACAAGAAAGCACATGCAATGGCTGAGTACCTGAGGAAGTCTGGATATTAA